A single genomic interval of Hevea brasiliensis isolate MT/VB/25A 57/8 chromosome 4, ASM3005281v1, whole genome shotgun sequence harbors:
- the LOC110654040 gene encoding EIN3-binding F-box protein 1: MSKLFGFAGDDDFCPGGSIYTNPQEPSLFLSPGRHVDVYFPSCKRSRISAPFVFSGERFEQKREASIEVFPDECLFEIFRRLPGGEERSACACVSKRWLSLMSNMSRAELCSKKTTQLLNESVEKAGEVKSEAEDQEIEGEGYLSRSLEGKKATDIRLAAIAVGTASRGGLGKLSIRGNNSGHGVTNVGLRAIARGCPSLRALSLWNLPVVGDEGLYEIANGCHMLEKLDLCGCPAISDKGLLAIARNCPNLTDLTIESCSNIGNEGLQSVGRCCTNLKSISIKNCPVVGDQGIASLVSSTHALSKIKLQALNITDVSLAVVGHYGKAVTDLVLTSLPNVSERGFWVLGNGHGLQKLKSFTVTSCRGVTDTGLAAMGKGCPNLRQFCLRKCVFLSDNGLDSFVKAAESLESLQLEECHRITQLGFFGSLLNCGAKLKALAVMNCLGVRDLNMELTWSSPCKSLRSLCIRNCPGFGDGSLALLGKLCPQLQHLELSGLQGVTDAGFIPFLENCEAGLVKVNFSGCVNLSDKVVSAMTQQHGWTLELLNLEGCGKISDASLATIAENCLLLSELDVSNCAISDSGLVVMAHSNQLNLQILSVSGCSMISDKSLSALVKMGRTLLGLNLQHCNTISTSTVDLLLERLWRCDILS; this comes from the exons ATGTCTAAGCTCTTTGGATTCGCTG GAGATGATGATTTTTGCCCTGGGGGGTCAATATACACAAACCCCCAGGAGCCTAGCCTCTTTTTGTCCCCTGGTCGTCATGTGGATGTGTATTTTCCTTCCTGCAAGAGGTCTCGCATCAGTGCTCCATTTGTTTTCAGTGGAGAAAGGTTTGAGCAGAAAAGGGAGGCATCTATTGAAGTTTTTCCAGATGAATGTCTCTTTGAAATCTTCAGACGTTTGCCTGGAGGAGAGGAAAGGAGTGCCTGTGCTTGTGTTTCAAAGCGCTGGCTTTCTCTTATGAGCAATATGTCCAGGGCTGAACTCTGCAGCAAGAAAACTACCCAGTTGTTGAATGAATCAGTTGAAAAGGCTGGTGAGGTGAAATCTGAGGCTGAAGACCAAGAAATTGAGGGTGAGGGATACCTTTCCAGGAGCTTGGAGGGGAAGAAGGCCACAGATATTAGACTTGCAGCTATTGCGGTTGGAACTGCTAGTCGAGGGGGTTTGGGCAAGCTTTCTATCCGTGGAAACAATTCTGGCCATGGGGTGACAAATGTAGGCCTGAGGGCAATTGCACGTGGCTGCCCTTCACTTAGGGCTCTTTCCTTGTGGAATTTGCCTGTGGTTGGTGACGAAGGTCTATATGAGATTGCTAATGGCTGTCACATGCTGGAAAAGCTTGATCTTTGTGGGTGTCCTGCAATTTCTGACAAGGGTTTGCTTGCAATTGCAAGGAACTGCCCAAATTTGACTGATCTAACTATAGAATCTTGTTCAAACATTGGGAATGAGGGTCTGCAATCTGTTGGCCGATGCTGCACCAACCTAAAATCCATCTCAATCAAGAACTGCCCAGTTGTTGGGGATCAAGGAATTGCAAGCCTGGTATCTTCTACACATGCTCTTTCAAAGATAAAGCTCCAGGCTTTGAACATTACTGATGTGTCTCTAGCTGTGGTTGGACACTATGGTAAGGCAGTTACTGATCTTGTCCTCACCAGCCTGCCAAATGTGAGTGAAAGGGGCTTTTGGGTCTTGGGTAATGGCCATGGCTTACAGAAGTTGAAGTCCTTTACAGTTACATCATGCCGAGGAGTAACAGATACTGGGCTTGCAGCTATGGGGAAGGGTTGCCCAAATTTAAGGCAGTTCTGCCTCCGCAAATGTGTATTCTTATCTGACAATGGACTGGACTCGTTTGTAAAAGCTGCAGAGTCACTGGAGAGCCTGCAGTTGGAGGAGTGCCATAGGATTACTCAACTTGGGTTTTTTGGTTCCCTTTTGAACTGTGGTGCAAAATTGAAGGCTCTTGCTGTGATGAACTGCTTGGGAGTTAGGGATCTAAATATGGAATTAACTTGGTCATCTCCTTGCAAATCCCTTCGTTCATTGTGCATCCGGAACTGCCCAGGTTTTGGTGATGGTAGCTTGGCTCTTTTGGGGAAGTTGTGTCCTCAGTTGCAGCATCTGGAATTGAGTGGACTTCAGGGTGTAACTGATGCTGGGTTTATTCCATTTCTTGAGAACTGTGAGGCTGGTTTGGTAAAGGTTAATTTTAGTGGCTGTGTGAATTTGTCTGACAAAGTGGTTTCGGCAATGACTCAGCAGCATGGTTGGACTCTTGAATTGCTGAATCTTGAAGGATGTGGGAAAATTTCTGATGCTAGTTTGGCCACAATTGCAGAGAACTGCTTGTTGCTCAGTGAACTTGATGTCTCAAATTGTGCCATCTCAGATTCTGGGCTTGTGGTCATGGCTCATTCAAACCAACTCAATCTCCAGATCCTTTCAGTGTCGGGTTGCTCTATGATATCAGACAAGAGCTTATCTGCCCTTGTGAAAATGGGTAGGACTCTCCTAGGACTGAATCTCCAGCACTGCAATACTATCAGCACCAGCACTGTTGACCTGCTTTTGGAACGGTTGTGGAGATGTGATATCCTTTCCTAG